A genomic region of Alistipes megaguti contains the following coding sequences:
- a CDS encoding type I restriction enzyme HsdR N-terminal domain-containing protein gives MNDLPKLHFPPIRLRARQRGEAVEVWDSLRGIYLVLTPEEWVRQHLIACLIAQCGAQPTRIVQEYAVQLNGQPQRADVVVVDDAARPLLVAECKAPHVKIDGRTFAQAVRYNSVLGARYVVLTNGLQHYCCEFCDGQYRRLDRFPDLRR, from the coding sequence ATGAACGACCTCCCCAAACTCCATTTTCCGCCCATTCGGCTGCGGGCCCGTCAGCGGGGCGAGGCGGTTGAGGTGTGGGATTCGCTGCGCGGCATCTATCTGGTGCTGACCCCCGAGGAGTGGGTGCGCCAGCATCTGATTGCCTGTCTGATTGCGCAGTGCGGGGCGCAGCCCACGCGCATCGTGCAGGAGTATGCCGTGCAGCTCAACGGCCAGCCTCAGCGGGCCGATGTGGTGGTGGTCGACGATGCGGCGCGGCCGCTGCTGGTGGCCGAGTGCAAGGCGCCGCACGTGAAGATCGACGGACGGACCTTTGCGCAGGCCGTCCGTTACAATTCAGTGCTCGGGGCCCGGTACGTGGTGCTGACCAACGGTCTGCAGCACTACTGTTGTGAGTTCTGCGACGGGCAGTACCGCCGTCTCGACCGTTTTCCCGACCTGCGGCGGTGA